Part of the Sorghum bicolor cultivar BTx623 chromosome 1, Sorghum_bicolor_NCBIv3, whole genome shotgun sequence genome, GCAGCCATGGCGTCGGGCAAGTTCGTCGACACGGCCACTCAGGCGATTCAGCGCAAAGAGCTGCTGAACTCGCTGTTCGCCTGCTCGTTGTCCCTCAAGAAGCAGGTCACCAAGCACAACATCCTTTCGCGCAACCTCCTGCCTCTGGGTGCGGCTGAGCTACGCGCCCTGGTTGCTGCGGCGAAGTTGGGCTCTACGAGCGGGCTCGACGTCGGCCGGGGCTCGGACTTGGTGACTGAAGCGGCTGAATGATCCGGCGCGCGTCTGTCGGTCTCCACGGCGGCTTGCATTTCTGTCCCAACGGTCGCTGGGAGTGTGAGAACGgaaatgcacctatctttcttCGTTTATTTTccagctttcttcttcttctgttgcTTCCCTCCTTCTTTTTTAGTTATTGGCTACTTGACGCCTACTGGTGTTGTAATCTCGCGAAATGAACACGAACTCGAGCTCTAGCTTTCGCCGCTTTCACGTTGTTTCATGGAATGTTAGAGGTTTAGGCGACTCGGACAAGTGTAATGTGGTGCGCAATGTGCTTTCTGATGCTAAACCTTCTTTCATTTGTATCCAAGAATCCAAACTCTCCGATGTCAATTTTTTCAAAGCACAAACCTTTCTTCCCCGCCCGTTCTCCTCCTCTTTCGTCTTGAGACCAGCGGATGGGTCTAGAGGTGGGCTGATTACTGCCTGGGATCCATCCCTATTCACGCTGAACTCTCACCTTTCCAACCCTTACAGCCTCACCTCTTCCTTCTCCTGCAACGCCTCTAACATCGACATCACCATCACCAATGTGTATGGCCCTTCCGATCATTCTACCTCCGCCCCTTTTCTTCAGGGTATCCGTGACACCAAGCAATTGGTTACTGATCGGCGACTTCAACCTTGTCCGCTGTGCCGCCGATAAGAGCAATGGCGTTTTCAACGCTGGCCTAGCAGCTGCTTTCAATCAAACTATCCAGGAAGTTGTGGTCCGTTAGGTTGACCTCTCAGACCGGTGATTTACTTGGACCAACAAGCAATCCTTTCCGATTCTAGCCAAGCTGGATAGAGTCTTCACCAATGCACCCCTTGATCTGGTCTTCCCGTCGGCTAACCTTTCTTCCCTGCCACGCCCAACCTCTGATCACACTCCTctgctcctctctctctcctccgaCATCCCAAAGGCAGACTCCTTCAGGATGGACAACTTCCTGCTCAGGAATGAATCCTTCCTCAACTCTGTCATTCAGGGTTGGCATCAGGCCGCGACGTGCAACGACGCTGCAGGACAACTGGTCGCGTGCATCAAGGCCGCGCGCGCCGCGGCAAAGGTTTGGAAACGGTGTAATAGGGCACCACCACAAATATTACAAAACTGTCAATTCCTAATGCAGCTTTTCGATTACTTCGAAGAATCACGTGCACTCTCGCAGGCAGAATTCCAGGTACGCGGCCTCGCTCAAGAACGCCTACAAGGGGAACTCAAAGCAAAAGCTGCCTACTGGCGTCAACGAAACAAACAAAAGATTATCAAGGAATGTGATGCCAACACTACCTACCATCACGCCCATGCAACTTTGCAAATGCGACGCAAGTTCATCAGGATGGTCAGAGTAAACGACCAAGAGTTGTCAGTCATGCAGGGAAAACTGAGGCCCTTTCGGCCTTCTTCAAGTCGATCATCGGGTTCCTGGgcaaatgactttgatggatcttgaCTCCATCTATGATGGTTTGCCGAGGCCGGACGAGGACATTTCAGGACGCTTCTCGGAAGGCGAGCTCAAAAAGGCTATGCTTGCAATGAACAGCCTGAGTGCACCGGGCCCTGACGGTTTCGGCCCGGCTTTCTACCGTGTGGCGTGGCCGTCAGTCAAGACCACAATAGTTGATTTTGCAGAAGCTTTCCACCAAGGCCAGGTGGACCTTGAGCGCATCAACCGATCTCATATGGTCCTCCTGCCAAAGAAACCAAATGTTGTGGACGTGGACGCCTTCAGACCTATCTGTCTCCAAAACAGTGCTCTAAAAATTTTGACCAAGGCTCTGACAACAATATTGCAGAGGCAGATTCCTAGGCTGATTGATACTCATCAAATCGGCTTCGTCAAAGGGAGATCAATCACTGATACATTTGTATATGCAGCGGAACTAGTCCAAACCTGTCACAAAAGAAGGCTACCGACAATCGTACTCAAGCTAGATTTTGCAAAGGCTTTTGACACTGTCATTTGGGAGGGATTGCGAAGGGTTCTACAGGCTAGAGGCTTTGATCAGAGGTGGATCCGCTGGATGCTAAGGCTGCTGGTTTCCTCCAAGTCAGCAGTTCTAGTTAATGGCCACCCCGGACCCTGGATCAGTTGCAAGAGAGGGTTGCGTCAGGGAGATCCTTTGTCTCCCTATCTTTTCATCCTGGTGGCAGAAACCTTGCAGCGAATGATCAGGGACGCAGAGCAGATCAAACACCCCACTGATGAAGCGTTGCCTTGCGCAGTTCTGCAGTATGCGGACGATACGCTGATTGTCTTCAGGGCCGATGTGGCCGGGGCAGTGAAGCTAAAAGAAATCCTAGATCAGTTTGCAGCTTTCAGTGGGCTACATATAAACTTCAACAAGAGTACTCTAGTACCTATTCATACTGATGAACAAACGGTCAGTGACTGCGTGCAGATCATAGGCTGTGCCAAGGGGAGCTTCCCTCAGCCTTACCTGGGACTGCCTCTGTCTGCTAACAAGTTGCCGGTTTCAGCCTTCAACATATACATCCAAAAAACAGACAAGTTCTTAGGGTCCTGGTAGGCTGATCTGCTAAACCCGATGGGGCGAGCGGTCTTAGTGAACTCGGTACTTGACTCCCTTCTAGTCTACCTCATGAGCTCACTTCAACTCCCCCCTTCAGCTATCGAGCAAATGGACAAGACGAGAAGGGCGTTCCTCTGGTCGGGCGACAAATCCGGTCactcttcaccaccatcttgtCTCATCGCCTGGTTCAACGTCTGCTTCCCCAAGGAATTTGGAGGGCTCGGCATAAGGGATCTCGGAGTTCAGAACATCTGCCTACTACTGAAACTACTTCACCGCCTTCACTGCCCCCAGTCCTCGGCATGGGCTCAATGGGTCCACTGGTCCAGGGACGTGCAACCATCACCACTTTGCAGGGCGATCTTCATGGGGATCATTGGCAAACTTTGAGAACCCTCCTACCTCTCTACCATGCTATCACCACGGTGGAGATCGGTGATGGCGGCAGTTGCTCATTTTGGAATGATGTTTGGGCTGGTGAGGAATGCCTCACGGACAGGTTCCCGGCTCTCTTCTCGCATTGCAATAACAAAACACAGACAGTAAGGGATGTCAAACTCTCAGGGATTCAACACACACTGGTACCTCGTCTCTCTGCGATGGCAGTCCAGGAGATGCAGCTTGTGCAGCAGCTGATTGACCAGACATCACTCTCCCAAGCACCCGACAAAAGAATCTCTGACTTCATAAACCCAGACAATAGCCTTGACATTGGTGCCTTATACAAAATGATCAAGGCTAGGGGCCAACCTTCAGACCCCAGGGCTGCCTTCATCTGGAAATCCTTGGCACCGCCTCGGGTTAAGCTATTCATGTGGCTGCTGCTGCAAAAAAGTATCCAATGCAGGGCGGTCTTGTTCAAGAAACACATAGTAGATTCTGCAACCTGTGAAATCTGCAATGCCACAGATGAGACGCCAGAACACATCATTCACGACTGCTCGGTTGGAAGGGAAGTCTGGACGAGACTCAACTTGCAGTCCATGATCTCCATGGACATGGGTCAACTGCACACGTTCATGAACACCACTTCGACCGCGATCCCTGAGCTTTCCACTTTCATTGCGCTGGTCAGCTGGCAGGTTTGGAAGGCTAGAAATGCGAAGGTCTTCAGGAACGAAGACCATTCTGTCGACCGCGTACTTTTGGACTGCAAAGCGGCAGCCGAACTTTGGCAATTCAGAATACCAAGAGCAAAGAGGCAATCTGTAACACACTGGTGCACCATCCTGCAGATGGCTAGGCAGGGCCAAGGCTAGGCTAGATCCtccctctttcttttctttgaatCTACTTGCAGCATAAGAATGCTGCTCTGTATCTTGTATGCATGTGTAAACTCTACCCATTCGGCCGTTTCGGGCCTAATATAATTTTCCAGGTGGGGAACGCCTCCCCCCCGTTGACCCTCAAAAAAAAAGTAGTTAGCATCACCATTTAAGTGGATTCTTACCTTCAAATCAAACATGCTGCTTTGCTCTATGCTAACCATTATTTTGCATTTTTGCCTTACTAACAAGCAGAAACAGAAACAAAAGATGAATAGGAGACAAAACAGGCATCATCTCAAGGTGTCCTGCTCCTATGTCTGTTTGAATTTCCATAATGTACAGAAAATATACACAATCTGAACCAGGGgcatgaaaaagaaaagaagatgctTTCGGCAAAATAAAAAGTATCTTTCAAACTAAAATGGTGATAAGAATACTTCTACTGACTAAAGTGATAAACATCTCATTAGTAGAACTTGTCAGGAAACAAGTTTTTCTTCCAAAACTAGATCAATAATATTGAatgatattatgaaaaccatagaACAAACCAAGAGGTGGCGGTCTTCCAGTCAACCCAGAAAAACTTGTTGACGCTACATTCTTATCTGTTGCTACGACGTAAtcaaaattgccaaggtctTTCCCATCCAAGCTAGCTAGTGACCATGAACTCCTATCTTGAAGCCAATCCATCTTGCCCACAGTGACACCAAATTTGGCCACCACACCTAGCAGAAGCAGAGTTAAGCATCTGTACATGCTCCTCGGTCTCTGGAACATTATGGCACTCAGAAAGTTGGTAGTCTGAGGTCTAACCATCCTCTAGACAGAGTGATTTGCATATTGAGTTCATGGCTGGCACTCCCACATACTTTTTAGCTGTTCCCTCCTGTAATAAGTAAGAACACATCCCAAGGAAACAAATTGTATCATATTAAGAAAACGTCAAATTAAACCTTGCGGTAAAATTTCAATATTGGCTCCTACTAATCTATTTAAATCATGCTTCTTGAAAGAACTCTAATCTAACACACCAATGTTAGATTATCTGAGCAACTGAAAGTCTACATGACACTGCCTAACTTCAAAATTGCTTCGCCTCATCATCTCTTAAACATAGATCAAGGTCATCATGAGAGACATTCCAGATGGGCAATACACGATACACAAGTTTGGCATACCCAAACTATCAGATGCACATTATGTTCAGTCATTGCCAGGTTTCGACACTGAAAGCTTTAGCTAACTTGTTATTGCTTAATATCTATGTGGGACACTCACGGTAAATGTACCAACTGCCTGATCATTTCAGTTTTTAGTAATGGATAAACCTACGGCAAGGGTTGGGATTCAAAGCTCGAACCTTCTCAAAGTCTGTGAATTTGCCGGTTGCCAGATCGAAGCATGCGAACGTGGCCTTCCACTCGGCGACGATCCCCCGCGCCTCCCACCCACTAACGACCCGGGCAACCTCGTTGTTGGTGACGGTGAAGTATGGCGCACCATGGTCGAACCGCAGCTCCGTGCCatcctcgatcacctccctgcGCTCACCCAAGCCAAGCACCGACCAGTCAGTACCGAAGCGACGCGCGCGCAGTGGGCAGGTGCAGCGATGAGTCAATCGGTCGAGCACCTCCGCTGCGCCAtgcggccgccggcgccgcggccCGAGTCGAAGAGCGTCACGGCCACGCCCCGCGCGGCTAGCAGCGACGCGCACACGGAGCCGGATACTGCGATCGTCGGGAGGAGTAGAGTGAGGAGGATTGCAGGCGCCAGCCCGATCGAACGGGGTGGATCGAAATCGGATCGTTCAGTTGTTCAGGAATCAGAGATGCGGTAAAGAACTGGAGATAAGGTTGAACGTTAAGGCTGCTGCTTACTTCCGGCTCCGATGACGGCGACATTGGCGGCGGCCACCGCAGCGGAGCTCATGGCTGGACGCTTCGCGGTGCGACCTGGACTGGGACTGGGAGCGATTCACCGGAGAGCAGACAGAGCGGTGCAACCGAGGCCAGGCGAGGAGGTGTCGATCAACCCTTCACCTCGGATAGGGATAAGGCTCTCGGCTCTCTGGTGCCATCTCGCACCTCTGATTCCGATAAAGGAGAAGGACCATGATCAGAAAGAAAAGGGGAATGCCTGAAGGACCATGATCATGATCAGAGAGAAAAggggagatggaatggaagaaAGAAGCAGTGTGCGAGGCTTGCGGTTGCGGCTTTGCGCGGCCAAGACTGGACTGCGGGTCGCGCGCTTTTTGTCTCGACGTGGCGCCGCGCGAACCTTTCAATTTTATATGGGCCTTTCTTGAGCTGGACTGAGTATGTAAAATACATACCACCAgagttctctctctctctctctcttttttttttttctcttgttaCGTTGAAAGAGAAAATGATAATAAGGTGCATACaaatttacaattttttttttgcgaaaatTGCATATTTTTCACTTACTTCCGTTGAAACAAAAAATGATAATAAGGTGCATATTCAAATTACTAAGTTACATTTTTTTGTGAAAAGTTCTAAGCTATATTAATGGCTGTAACTTTATCCAACCctaccttaattaattaattaggcaTAAAAGATTGAGCTAACTCATGCCACTAGAGTTATAAGCATTGCTAACTAAATTCGATTATAATTATTGAAATCGAATCAATTACGCTTGCACATATAAAAGTATAAAACTCATCCATGCATGAGTCAAAGAGCCGGTATCGTAGGCAGCAATCAAATGATATAGTGGTGGTTCCGAAAAATCGTGAGATTTGGAAAATACCACTGAAACAACTCCGTTACTTGATAAGTACTAGATAGCTAGGACATTACTCTCTCCATCCATAAATAAATACAGGTCTTATTTTTTaagaagtcaaactttttaagtttaactaaatgtatacaaaatatattaatatttatcatatgtaatATATATTATTAGATTAAGTATAAAATATACTTCTTAAGAAGTAAGATGTGCATTTATTTATGAACGGAGAGAGTACCTGTTACATTGCTGGTTGCTGTCGCCTGGCGCCTGTGTGCTCGGCGTGGCGAACAAGGATGACCGGATGTGCCTCCAACCTGATCTAGGCCTTTAGTGCTCTTCAACCTGATCTAGGCAAATTTGATTTCCTTGTCCTAACTGGATGATGTATGGCAAATTTAGTATGAATTTGATTTTCTTGTCCTTCTACTCTTAATGAAACATGTGCACAACATGTTTGATAATCGTGAAAAAAAAATCCTTGTCCTAACTGGATGATGCAAATGATGTACGGTAAATTTAGTATGAATTTATTGATTCCCTTGTCCAAACTAGATGACGGAAATGATGTACGACGAATTGGGTATGAATTTGACCTAACTGGATGATGTAAATACTGTACGGAAAATTCATTATGAATTTAACTTCCTTGTCCTAACTGGATGATGTGAATATGGTTACGCTTGGTGCGTGATGACACGAGACCACCCGACCTAGCTAGCTTATAAAGCCTTAAAGGCAACCGGGGGTGACGCACAAAATACAAGCTAGCTAGTCTGGATGTTCTTTTCAGTTTTCTTGCATTATATTGTAGACATAACTAGCTAGCTACTAGTGGCCTGGGTAAAGGTTTCCGGGTAAAATAAAAGACTGGACAACACACGTGTATATGCCATCCATCAATCGACAACACACATTGCATCGCAGCGTTCAGGGTACTTAGAAAGTTAGAATGATATGCATGCTGCTGTGCTGATGCATGTATGCCTTCCCTGCACCAGCGCCACTTTTTCCTGCAATGGCACCTTTTGATAGATCATGCAGTGTGACACACCTGCATACGGCAGCACagtattttacaaaataaatgattaaatatgcctctgtcatttgggacaaaaaaaaactgaaaCAAAAATAAACCACACCACTGTTTCCTTCCTTTGTCTATTCCCCTAGCTGGTAACAGGTGATCGATGGATTGCCGAATTGAACGATGGATGTTATTACCTTGCCTACACTGCAGGCATCCTAGCTTGCTTTAACCACCACTATGTTATGTCATTAAGCTACCATGTGAAGTCATTCCAGACTTGCCCCCCTGGATGGGCTCATCAACTGATGGACAAATGCAAGCTACCTGCAGGCCTGCAGCAGGAATCCTCCATCCTTGACTGTAACGTGCCTCCTGCTCCAATACCCTCCTCATTATCTACTGATTTTATATACATCATGGATCACCAGTTGTCACACACAAGCTCCCCGGCATGACGCACTGGTCTGGCGCCTTTATATAAAGGGAAAGCAAAGCTCTAGCCCACACTGACCCATCTCCATCATCATCGTCCCAAATCCAAGCAGCCTCCGTTGTTCATCTGAACGCCTTCCATATTATCCTTCTCGCCGGCAGCCTCCTCAAGCCGCCTTTATTTCCTTACTTACATTGCGGCCTCATTTGTTCTCAAGCACTACTAGTCTACAGCTCACCTGCAAAAGGGAACTGAGGATCCAGCTGATAAATCACCTGATACACATATGGATCCAAAGGTTGCCGTGGCTCTCACCCTGTCCCTCGTCGGCGGTTTAAGCACCTCCCTTGGTATGTACCAACAATTTACTTGCTCTCGTTGTACATTCTCATGATCACCTAAGCTGTTTGTAATCGTACATATTTACTCATCCATGGTTAATTAATTAGTTTGAGTTTTCCAGTTACTCGCCCTAATCAGGTTTTTTTTCCACAATCGAAAGTTTCTGTTATATAGAAAAAACACCTTTGGATCTTGAATTTGAAACGGCACTAGGCATGCAGGGCTTTCGATGTAACCCTATAAATAAGAAACCATCAAAATAGACTACACACTGAACAAACTACTTTTTTTAAAGGAAGCTTTTTAAACCTCAAAAGCAATACATCGAGATGAACACTGAACAAACTATGCTGGTCTCGGACCCCTAGGTCTGTCAAAATTTTTAAGTGGACTGGTATAAATTCATTAGTTGAACTAAACATTTTATCCAAATGTATATTGCATTGCCAGGTTTGTATACTCCGCATAACTAAAGATTCTTGTATACTGTTCACCAGGTGCACTGTTGGCTATACTCAATCATGCGCCAAACAATAAAACACTCGGGATTTTACAGGTTGATGATATCACCATTTACTAACCATTGTCCATGGAGTTACGTTCAAAGAATGACAAGTTTGATTGTCCACAATCCAACATTCTAAAAGAATATTTTGGCCATTTTGCAGGGCTTTGCTACTGGACTCATGCTGAGCATGTCTTTCTTTGACTTGGCTTATGATGCTGTCAATGCGATTGGTTTTCTGAGAGGAAACCTTTGGGTACGTAAGAAAAGCAAGATATGCTGTTGGGCATTTGTAAAATCTTTCTAAACATTTTGACATGTGGGTTGCAGTTTTTTGCTGGAGCACTGCTATTTTCAACAATTGCAGACATTTTCCCTGAGCCAGATTGCAATATGTCAGATGAAAATGACAAACAGGTATAGCAGTATAGCTTCCATCGACTTGGTTCAGTAGTCAATCGATAACATTTTAATGTGAAAACTA contains:
- the LOC8083928 gene encoding uncharacterized protein LOC8083928, whose protein sequence is MSSAAVAAANVAVIGAGISGSVCASLLAARGVAVTLFDSGRGAGGRMAQRREVIEDGTELRFDHGAPYFTVTNNEVARVVSGWEARGIVAEWKATFACFDLATGKFTDFEKEGTAKKYVGVPAMNSICKSLCLEDGVVAKFGVTVGKMDWLQDRSSWSLASLDGKDLGNFDYVVATDKNVASTSFSGLTGRPPPLDLSSFPRLPTILQDIPVRPCFALMVAFSEPLAMVPVHGFSFNNSNSLSWAFCNSSKPGRACVPPNRQSWVLHSTTEYASKVVKNIGPRKPSAEALAKVADELFSEFQATGLSIPQPIFMRAHRWGAAFPAIAISGDDKCVWDKSTKLAICGDFCTNPSVEGAILSATRGASKILECLSLPSGL